Proteins from a genomic interval of Zingiber officinale cultivar Zhangliang chromosome 1B, Zo_v1.1, whole genome shotgun sequence:
- the LOC121973445 gene encoding putative pentatricopeptide repeat-containing protein At1g77010, mitochondrial, with amino-acid sequence MRSHICRWPAITRIFSTSASPQASIKALAIPQDIQSLASAGRLKDAIRSLILRRHLGRPVYPECFVSILRRCADADSLLIGRQLHAHMVVTCFDQDPFVCNHLINVYGKCGSLGDSRWVFRRLGKKKLHSWNILIAGYCKFGFLSEGRRLFDEMPKRDAVSWNTMIAAYDHWGPCEEALELFVLMTHSDCDIDRCGLSSVISACANLRFIQNGEALHGFSVKLGLDSHVQVGSAVVGCYSKCEQFDDAARFFDQMDVKELFTWNTMLDGYIQCSKISDAINFFNNMPEKNVISWTTIVAGCSRHGRNEKAIDFYNKMLTNGLMPDWMCFVSVLDACTGLLDLRKGSKIHASILRSGLGADRIIGSALVALYAKCGCFIDAQNVCHDLAVVDDFSRSVLIAEYVKHGLFDSAHKLFESLTVKSVALWNALIGGYAAAGLFGEASATFKRMQMDGKYGDDYTFGSLLTSGVHLELSFGEQLHSLIVKLGVDSSLFVAGALITMYSSNLNCQAAVRIFGSVKHPNHIIRTSMISGLASNNLINEAIHMFSVMTASGIVPDNLSLSIVIDSCSSLLNLHVGTQLHAFAYKLGFESDVVVGTALIDMYGKCWNIDPASRAFADINMHNIFSWTALVSGYMRLGMHETAKKLFEMMPQHNIVSWNIMLSGYAKHGFSSEVLQLYSQMSRSGLLPDLRIFASLLAVCIESKLVENGKQVHAQIIKNGYHVNAQIDLYLTHMYQKFGELGSENEFTSSSFDSIVTDVVDGSKPDTISKNIQLFASAYWNYFSRMNGQNRAD; translated from the coding sequence ATGAGATCTCACATCTGCCGATGGCCAGCCATCACCCGAATCTTCTCCACATCCGCATCCCCACAGGCTTCCATTAAGGCCCTGGCGATACCCCAGGACATCCAATCCCTCGCATCCGCCGGCCGGCTCAAGGACGCCATCCGATCCCTCATCCTCCGCCGCCACCTCGGCCGCCCGGTCTATCCGGAGTGCTTCGTCTCCATCCTCCGACGCTGCGCTGACGCCGATTCCCTACTCATCGGGCGGCAGCTCCACGCCCATATGGTCGTCACCTGCTTCGATCAGGACCCCTTCGTCTGCAACCATCTCATCAATGTGTACGGTAAGTGCGGCTCCTTGGGCGACTCCCGTTGGGTTTTCAGAAGGTTGGGGAAGAAAAAGTTGCATTCTTGGAACATTCTGATCGCTGGGTACTGCAAGTTTGGCTTTTTAAGTGAAGGTAGACGCTTGTTTGATGAAATGCCCAAGCGGGATGCGGTTTCGTGGAATACGATGATCGCAGCATATGATCATTGGGGACCATGCGAGGAGGCACTGGAGTTGTTTGTTTTGATGACACATTCTGATTGCGATATCGATCGTTGTGGGCTTTCCAGTGTGATTAGTGCCTGTGCCAATCTTAGATTTATACAGAATGGAGAGGCACTTCATGGGTTTTCTGTAAAGCTTGGACTTGATTCGCATGTTCAAGTGGGTAGTGCTGTGGTTGGATGCTATTCAAAATGTGAACAGTTTGATGATGCTGCTAGATTTTttgatcaaatggatgttaaagaGCTCTTTACTTGGAACACAATGCTTGATGGTTATATACAGTGTTCAAAGATTAGTGACGCAATTAATTTCTTCAACAATATGCCGGAAAAGAATGTCATCTCTTGGACTACCATTGTGGCTGGATGTTCACGACATGGTAGAAATGAGAAGGCAATTGATTTCTACAATAAAATGCTTACAAATGGTTTGATGCCTGATTGGATGTGCTTTGTTAGTGTTTTAGATGCATGTACAGGGTTGTTGGATCTTAGAAAAGGATCGAAGATTCATGCTAGTATTCTTAGAAGTGGCCTTGGAGCAGACAGAATTATTGGAAGTGCCTTAGTGGCCCTCTACGCAAAATGTGGGTGCTTTATTGATGCACAAAATGTATGTCATGATTTAGCTGTTGTTGATGACTTCTCACGGAGCGTACTAATAGCTGAATATGTTAAACATGGATTGTTTGATAGTGCACACAAATTGTTTGAAAGCTTGACCGTGAAAAGTGTCGCACTATGGAATGCATTGATTGGAGGTTATGCTGCAGCAGGTTTGTTTGGAGAGGCTTCTGCAACCTTTAAAAGAATGCAGATGGATGGTAAGTACGGTGATGATTACACCTTTGGAAGCCTCCTCACCAGTGGTGTGCATCTGGAATTAAGTTTTGGTGAACAACTTCACTCACTGATAGTGAAGTTGGGAGTTGATTCATCTCTTTTTGTAGCTGGTGCTCTCATTACCATGTACAGCAGCAATTTAAATTGTCAAGCTGCGGTAAGAATATTTGGGTCCGTCAAGCATCCAAACCATATTATACGGACTTCCATGATTTCTGGGCTTGCATcaaataatttgattaatgaGGCCATCCATATGTTTTCTGTCATGACTGCTTCGGGTATAGTGCCAGATAATCTTTCATTATCAATTGTTATTGATTCATGTTCAAGTTTATTAAATCTGCATGTCGGAACACAACTTCACGCCTTTGCGTACAAGTTAGGTTTTGAATCAGATGTTGTAGTTGGAACTGCTCTCATAGATATGTATGGGAAATGCTGGAACATTGATCCTGCATCACGTGCATTTGCTGATATAAACATGCACAATATTTTTAGCTGGACTGCACTAGTAAGTGGGTACATGAGATTGGGAATGCATGAAACTGCGAAGAAGCTTTTTGAGATGATGCCTCAGCACAACATTGTTTCATGGAATATAATGCTTTCTGGATATGCAAAACATGGTTTTTCATCAGAAGTATTACAATTATACAGTCAAATGTCTAGATCAGGCCTATTGCCAGATCTGAGAATTTTTGCCTCTCTTTTAGCAGTTTGCATCGAGTCTAAGTTGGTGGAAAATGGAAAGCAAGTTCATGCCCAAATTATAAAGAACGGCTATCATGTGAATGCAcaaattgatttatatttgacgCATATGTACCAGAAATTTGGAGAATTAGGGAGTGAAAATGAGTTCACTTCTAGCTCCTTTGATTCAATTGTCACAGATGTTGTGGATGGATCAAAACCAGATACCATATCAAAGAATATTCAACTTTTTGCATCTGCCTACTGGAACTACTTTAGTAGAATGAATGGCCAAAACAGAGCAGATTGA